One Nocardioidaceae bacterium SCSIO 66511 genomic window carries:
- a CDS encoding MCE family protein: MSSVLVLGATGCGFNSVYDVPLPGGADVGDNPTEVTIQFSDVLDLVPQSAVKVDDVTVGKVTDIEMKDWNAVVTIEMRNSVEMPSNATAEIRQTSILGEKFVSLAAPTEPARDDLESGDTIPLENTGKNPEIEEVLGALSMVLNGGGVAQLQAITREMNRIFDGREDEVKSVLRRLSKFMGDVDRQKPELVAALRKVGRLGKSANDQSDAIEAALDDVPRAVRVLNDQRDEFVRMLGKLDRFSEVGTRVIRRSRADTVANLRDLAPVLRNLNRSGDSLVRSLRLLLTAPFPDSLVGDTPVEARAYNKGAFLNASLTFNPELQPIIDDMSPAEYKKFLAAMGVSRRSADARSERESVESDNSSNGLEQLLLDGSVSE, translated from the coding sequence GTGAGTAGTGTTCTCGTACTTGGTGCGACCGGTTGCGGATTCAATTCCGTATATGACGTTCCTCTCCCCGGGGGTGCGGACGTCGGAGACAATCCGACCGAGGTGACGATCCAGTTCAGTGATGTTCTCGACTTGGTGCCGCAGAGCGCGGTCAAGGTCGACGACGTCACGGTTGGTAAGGTGACCGATATCGAGATGAAAGACTGGAATGCGGTCGTCACGATTGAGATGCGCAACTCGGTGGAAATGCCGTCGAACGCGACGGCTGAGATTCGACAGACGAGTATCCTGGGCGAGAAGTTCGTATCCCTCGCGGCGCCGACGGAACCGGCACGTGATGACCTCGAGTCGGGCGACACCATTCCGCTAGAGAACACCGGCAAAAACCCCGAAATCGAAGAGGTGCTCGGCGCTTTGTCGATGGTACTGAATGGCGGCGGGGTCGCCCAGTTGCAAGCCATCACGAGGGAGATGAATCGCATCTTCGATGGCCGCGAGGACGAAGTAAAGTCAGTTCTCCGACGGCTGAGTAAGTTCATGGGAGATGTTGACCGGCAGAAGCCAGAGCTCGTCGCGGCGCTGCGAAAGGTCGGTCGACTGGGCAAGAGTGCAAACGATCAGAGCGATGCCATCGAGGCGGCGCTTGACGACGTTCCCCGCGCGGTTCGAGTGCTGAATGATCAGCGTGACGAGTTTGTTCGTATGCTTGGGAAGCTTGATAGGTTCAGCGAGGTCGGCACAAGAGTAATCCGACGGTCTCGTGCGGACACGGTGGCAAATCTCCGTGACCTGGCGCCTGTGTTGCGTAATTTGAATCGAAGCGGCGACTCGCTTGTGCGGTCGCTTCGTCTGCTACTTACTGCTCCATTCCCGGACTCCCTGGTTGGGGATACACCGGTCGAGGCGCGCGCGTACAACAAGGGGGCATTTCTGAATGCGAGCCTGACGTTCAACCCGGAGTTGCAGCCGATCATCGACGACATGTCACCTGCCGAGTACAAGAAGTTTCTCGCAGCGATGGGCGTGAGTCGGCGTAGCGCGGATGCGCGGTCAGAGCGGGAGTCCGTTGAGAGCGATAACTCGTCGAACGGACTTGAGCAGCTGCTTTTGGACGGAAGCGTTAGCGAATGA
- a CDS encoding MCE family protein: MMLAAFRAESLPLIGGGNTYYAEFTEAGGLRAGDDVRVAGIKVGEVKDITLEGDTVRVEMLVEDGVDLGSESLAAIKIKTMLGAMMVSIQSDGPETMDAGDDIPVDRTTPPYDVVQAFSDLSTTTQEIDTKQLGKSFDTLADVMDDVPKDLRGTLDGVSRLSKNLAARDQQINTLLKNVDDLSGTLADRNDELITLFKDSSTLFRALTARRDAIHDILVSTRTLANQTERLVADTRGDLKPALDHLRGVVRVLQANHDQIDRALGALPKYYTGLAGQSGNGPWLDSWIENVTNLILCGETGSSYCG, from the coding sequence ATGATGCTCGCCGCGTTCCGCGCCGAGTCGCTGCCACTGATCGGCGGCGGTAACACGTACTACGCCGAGTTCACCGAGGCCGGTGGGCTGCGCGCGGGCGACGATGTCCGCGTCGCGGGTATCAAGGTCGGTGAGGTCAAAGACATCACCCTAGAAGGCGATACGGTCCGAGTCGAGATGCTGGTGGAGGATGGCGTCGACCTAGGCTCGGAGTCACTCGCCGCGATCAAGATCAAGACGATGCTCGGCGCGATGATGGTCTCCATCCAGTCTGACGGGCCCGAGACCATGGACGCGGGTGACGACATCCCCGTCGACCGCACCACGCCGCCCTACGATGTGGTGCAGGCGTTCTCCGATCTGTCCACGACGACGCAGGAGATCGACACCAAACAGCTGGGCAAGTCGTTCGACACCCTTGCCGATGTGATGGACGACGTGCCCAAGGATCTGCGAGGAACGCTAGACGGGGTATCGCGACTGTCCAAGAACCTTGCCGCGCGCGACCAGCAGATCAACACGTTGCTGAAGAATGTCGACGACCTCTCCGGGACGCTCGCGGATCGCAATGACGAGCTGATCACGCTGTTCAAGGACAGCAGCACCCTGTTCCGAGCGTTGACTGCCCGCCGCGATGCAATCCACGACATCCTGGTATCCACCCGGACATTAGCCAATCAGACGGAACGTCTCGTCGCGGACACCAGGGGAGACTTGAAACCCGCCCTCGACCACCTGCGTGGGGTCGTAAGGGTTCTCCAGGCCAACCACGATCAGATCGACCGCGCCCTCGGCGCGCTCCCGAAGTACTACACGGGTCTCGCAGGTCAGAGCGGAAACGGGCCATGGCTCGATTCCTGGATCGAAAATGTGACCAACTTAATTCTCTGTGGTGAGACCGGAAGCAGCTATTGCGGATGA
- the rpoB gene encoding DNA-directed RNA polymerase subunit beta: MAASRTAAPATTNPRISFAKIKEPMEVPGLLEMQTDSFSWLIGDDEWKAGVTAALESGRTDVSTKSGLEEIFEEISPIEDFSGTMSLSFRDHRFEPPKNSVEECKDRDVTYAAPLFVTAEFMNNETGEIKSQTVFMGDFPLMTDKGTFIINGTERVVVSQLVRSPGVYFERTPDKTSDKDIYTAKVIPSRGAWLEFEVDKRDLVGVRLDRKRKQNVTVLLKALGWTEAQILEEFGQYESIRATLEKDHTAGQDDALLDIYRKLRPGEPPTREAAQTLLDNYYFNSKRYDLAKVGRYKINKKVGTAEAFDQQTLTVDDIVATIRYIVALHAGETELEAPGGTAYVEADDIDHFGNRRIRTVGELIQNQLRTGLARMERVVRERMTTQDVEAITPQTLINIRPVVAALKEFFGTSQQSQFMDQNNPLAGLTHKRRMSALGPGGLSRERAGYEVRDVHPSHYGRMCPIETPEGPNIGLIGSLATFGRINPFGFVETPYRKVEKRKVTDHVDYLTASEEDRFIIAQANSPLTDKSTFAEERVLVRERGGEAELVPADEVDYMDVSPRQMVSVGTALIPFLEHDDANRALMGANMQRQAVPLVRNDAPLVGTGMEYRAAVDAGDVTVAKKPGAVTEVCADYVEVMNDDGTNQTYRLAKFRRSNQGTCINQRPLVSEGDRVEVGTPLADGPCTDEAEMALGTNLLVAFMPWQGHNYEDAIILSQRVVQDDLLTSIHIEEHEVDARDTKLGPEEITRDIPNVSEEMLADLDERGIIRIGAEVGNGDILVGKVTPKGETELTPEERLLRAIFGEKAREVRDTSLKVPHGEEGTVIGVRVFDREEGDELPPGVNQLVRVYVAQKRKITDGDKLAGRHGNKGVISKILPVEDMPFMPDGTPVDIVLNPLGVPGRMNVGQVLETHLGWVAKAGWEIDGKSEEWQKRLTAIGADSAQPDSNLATPVFDGAREDEIQGLLGSTRPNRDGDRMVGPDGKATLFDGRSGEQFPDPVSVGYMYMLKLHHLVDDKIHARSTGPYSMITQQPLGGKAQFGGQRFGEMEVWALEAYGAAFALQELLTIKSDDILGRVKVYEAIVKGENVPEPGIPESFKVLVKEMQSLCLNVEVLSSDGTSVELRDAEEDVFRAAEELGIDLSRREPSSVEEV, encoded by the coding sequence TTGGCCGCCTCGCGCACTGCCGCACCTGCTACGACCAACCCTCGCATCTCATTCGCAAAGATCAAGGAGCCCATGGAGGTTCCTGGTCTGCTCGAGATGCAGACCGACAGCTTCTCCTGGCTGATCGGAGACGACGAGTGGAAGGCTGGGGTAACAGCCGCACTCGAGTCCGGACGCACTGATGTGTCCACCAAGTCCGGTCTCGAGGAGATCTTCGAGGAGATCTCCCCGATCGAAGACTTCTCCGGCACGATGTCGTTGTCGTTCCGCGACCATCGCTTCGAGCCGCCCAAGAACTCCGTCGAGGAGTGCAAGGACCGCGACGTCACGTACGCCGCGCCCCTGTTCGTCACCGCCGAGTTCATGAACAACGAGACCGGCGAGATCAAGTCGCAGACGGTCTTCATGGGCGACTTCCCGCTGATGACCGACAAGGGCACGTTCATCATCAACGGCACCGAGCGTGTCGTCGTGTCCCAGCTCGTCCGCTCACCGGGTGTCTACTTCGAGCGCACCCCCGACAAGACCAGCGACAAGGACATCTACACCGCCAAGGTGATCCCGTCGCGCGGTGCCTGGCTGGAGTTCGAGGTCGACAAGCGTGACCTCGTCGGCGTACGCCTCGACCGCAAGCGCAAGCAGAACGTCACCGTCCTGTTGAAGGCGCTCGGCTGGACAGAAGCGCAGATCCTCGAGGAGTTCGGGCAGTACGAGTCGATCCGCGCCACCCTGGAGAAGGACCACACCGCCGGCCAGGACGACGCGCTCCTCGACATCTACCGCAAGCTGCGCCCGGGCGAGCCGCCCACGCGTGAGGCCGCGCAGACGCTGCTCGACAACTACTACTTCAACTCCAAGCGCTACGACCTCGCCAAGGTCGGCCGCTACAAGATCAACAAGAAGGTCGGCACCGCCGAGGCGTTCGACCAGCAGACGCTGACCGTCGACGACATCGTCGCCACCATCCGCTACATCGTCGCGCTGCACGCCGGCGAGACCGAGCTGGAGGCCCCGGGCGGCACCGCGTACGTCGAGGCCGACGACATCGACCACTTCGGCAACCGCCGTATCCGTACGGTCGGCGAGCTGATCCAGAACCAGCTCCGCACCGGCCTCGCCCGAATGGAGCGGGTCGTCCGCGAGCGGATGACGACTCAGGACGTCGAGGCCATCACGCCGCAGACCCTGATCAACATCCGGCCCGTCGTTGCGGCGCTGAAGGAGTTCTTCGGCACCTCGCAGCAGAGCCAGTTCATGGACCAGAACAACCCGCTCGCCGGGTTGACCCACAAGCGTCGTATGTCGGCGCTCGGCCCGGGTGGTCTGTCCCGTGAGCGCGCCGGTTACGAGGTCCGTGACGTCCACCCGTCGCACTACGGCCGCATGTGCCCGATCGAGACTCCCGAGGGTCCGAACATCGGCCTGATCGGCTCGCTCGCCACGTTCGGGCGGATCAACCCGTTCGGCTTCGTCGAGACGCCGTACCGCAAGGTCGAGAAGCGCAAGGTCACCGACCACGTCGACTACCTGACCGCGAGCGAAGAAGACCGCTTCATCATCGCGCAGGCCAACTCGCCGCTCACCGACAAGAGCACGTTCGCCGAAGAGCGCGTCCTCGTACGTGAGCGCGGCGGTGAGGCAGAGCTGGTGCCCGCCGACGAGGTCGACTACATGGACGTCTCGCCGCGCCAGATGGTCTCGGTCGGCACGGCGCTCATTCCGTTCCTCGAGCACGACGACGCCAACCGCGCGCTGATGGGCGCCAACATGCAGCGTCAGGCCGTTCCGCTCGTACGTAACGACGCCCCGCTCGTCGGCACCGGCATGGAGTACCGCGCCGCCGTCGACGCCGGCGACGTCACCGTGGCCAAGAAGCCCGGCGCCGTCACCGAGGTGTGCGCCGACTACGTCGAGGTCATGAACGACGACGGCACCAACCAGACGTACCGGCTGGCGAAGTTCCGTCGCTCCAACCAGGGCACCTGCATCAACCAGCGTCCGCTCGTCTCCGAGGGCGACCGGGTCGAGGTCGGCACGCCGCTGGCCGACGGCCCGTGCACCGACGAGGCCGAGATGGCACTGGGCACGAACCTCCTCGTTGCGTTCATGCCGTGGCAGGGCCATAACTACGAGGACGCCATCATCCTCTCCCAGCGGGTCGTACAAGACGATCTGCTCACCTCGATCCACATCGAGGAGCATGAGGTCGACGCACGCGACACCAAGCTGGGTCCGGAGGAGATCACCCGCGACATCCCGAACGTCAGCGAGGAGATGCTCGCCGACCTCGACGAGCGCGGCATCATCCGCATCGGTGCCGAGGTCGGCAACGGCGACATCCTCGTCGGCAAGGTCACCCCGAAGGGCGAGACCGAGCTGACGCCGGAGGAGCGGCTGCTCCGCGCGATCTTCGGCGAGAAGGCGCGCGAGGTACGCGACACCTCGCTCAAGGTCCCGCACGGCGAAGAGGGCACCGTCATCGGCGTCCGCGTCTTCGACCGCGAGGAGGGCGACGAGCTGCCCCCGGGCGTCAACCAGCTCGTCCGCGTGTACGTCGCCCAGAAGCGCAAGATCACCGACGGCGACAAGCTCGCCGGACGCCACGGCAACAAGGGCGTCATCTCGAAGATCCTGCCCGTCGAAGACATGCCGTTCATGCCCGACGGCACCCCCGTCGACATCGTGCTCAACCCGCTCGGTGTGCCCGGCCGGATGAACGTTGGTCAGGTTCTCGAGACGCACCTCGGTTGGGTCGCGAAGGCCGGCTGGGAGATCGATGGCAAGTCCGAGGAGTGGCAGAAGCGCTTGACGGCGATCGGCGCCGACTCCGCGCAGCCCGACAGCAACCTCGCAACGCCCGTCTTCGACGGCGCGCGTGAGGATGAGATCCAGGGCCTGCTGGGGTCGACCCGACCGAACCGTGACGGCGACCGCATGGTCGGCCCGGACGGCAAGGCGACGTTGTTCGACGGGCGCAGCGGCGAGCAGTTCCCCGACCCGGTTTCGGTCGGCTACATGTACATGCTCAAGCTGCACCACCTCGTTGACGACAAGATCCACGCCCGTTCGACCGGTCCGTACTCGATGATCACCCAGCAGCCGCTCGGTGGTAAGGCGCAGTTCGGTGGTCAGCGGTTCGGCGAGATGGAGGTGTGGGCGCTCGAGGCGTACGGTGCGGCGTTCGCGCTGCAGGAGCTGCTCACCATCAAGTCCGACGACATCCTCGGCCGCGTCAAGGTGTACGAGGCGATCGTCAAGGGCGAGAACGTTCCCGAACCAGGGATCCCCGAGTCGTTCAAGGTCCTCGTCAAGGAGATGCAGTCCCTGTGTCTCAACGTCGAGGTGCTCTCGAGCGACGGCACATCGGTTGAGCTGAGAGACGCCGAGGAAGACGTCTTCAGGGCTGCCGAAGAGCTGGGCATCGACCTTTCGCGTCGCGAGCCCAGCAGCGTCGAGGAAGTGTGA
- a CDS encoding MCE family protein, whose translation MARTPVLERTSTVRTLGIAFIVLMLIVLWITWGIFNKTFRDTVEVSMIAPSSGLQLSEGGDVKMRGVLVGSVNDIELAPDGEGAEISLDLDPDQVEKIPSDVSALIVPKTLFGQKYVDLQIPSGAVTTPIAQGDVISQAKVPAEVETLLNDLYPLLRAVKPADLSKTLNALATALDGRGEEIGQNIENLNDYLKKLNTVSPELVDDIVKLGDVSETYADAMPDLGTLLRNAVETGDTIVEKQDQLAEVFSAVSDFSDVGRSFLSYNGTGLIRLNQQARPTMSLLAEYSPIAPCVTRGAAKILPRLNQALRNNTLHGRVLYPVKQPTPYSGSETPILPPMSDQSSVLAPSCLSAPNSSYGNGTWGPGAPLELLRKFGVNNDHNKYTSLGRPAPVVGGDR comes from the coding sequence ATGGCCCGTACCCCTGTGCTCGAACGCACGTCGACCGTGCGCACGCTCGGCATCGCATTCATCGTGCTGATGCTGATCGTGCTGTGGATCACGTGGGGCATCTTCAACAAGACGTTCCGAGACACCGTCGAGGTGTCGATGATCGCGCCGTCGTCCGGCCTGCAGCTGAGCGAGGGCGGCGATGTCAAGATGCGCGGCGTGCTCGTCGGGTCGGTCAACGACATCGAGCTCGCGCCCGACGGCGAGGGTGCCGAGATCTCCCTCGATCTCGACCCCGACCAGGTAGAGAAGATCCCGTCCGATGTGTCGGCGCTGATCGTCCCGAAGACACTGTTCGGACAGAAGTACGTAGACCTGCAGATCCCCAGCGGTGCGGTGACGACGCCCATCGCCCAGGGTGACGTGATCAGCCAGGCGAAGGTGCCGGCCGAGGTCGAGACCCTGCTGAACGACCTGTATCCGTTGCTGCGTGCGGTCAAGCCGGCCGACCTGTCGAAGACCTTGAACGCGCTGGCGACGGCGCTCGACGGGCGCGGCGAGGAGATCGGCCAGAACATCGAGAACCTCAACGACTACCTGAAGAAGCTCAACACCGTCTCGCCCGAGCTCGTCGACGATATCGTCAAGCTCGGTGACGTGTCCGAGACGTACGCCGACGCGATGCCCGACCTCGGCACGCTGCTGCGCAACGCGGTAGAGACCGGCGACACGATCGTGGAGAAGCAGGACCAGCTGGCCGAGGTGTTCTCCGCGGTGAGCGACTTCTCCGATGTGGGGCGGAGCTTCCTTTCGTACAACGGCACCGGGCTGATCCGGCTCAACCAGCAGGCGCGGCCGACGATGTCGCTGCTGGCGGAGTACTCGCCGATCGCGCCGTGTGTGACCAGGGGAGCCGCGAAGATCCTGCCGCGACTGAACCAGGCGCTGCGCAACAACACGCTGCACGGGCGCGTGTTGTACCCGGTCAAGCAGCCCACTCCGTACTCCGGCAGCGAGACGCCGATCCTGCCGCCGATGAGCGACCAGTCGTCGGTGCTGGCACCGAGCTGCCTGTCGGCGCCGAACTCCTCGTACGGCAACGGCACGTGGGGCCCGGGTGCGCCGCTGGAGCTGCTGCGCAAGTTCGGCGTGAACAACGACCACAACAAGTACACCAGCCTCGGTCGCCCCGCTCCCGTGGTCGGGGGTGATCGCTGA
- a CDS encoding MCE family protein, giving the protein MITRATRLRLLIFVVLTLVGIAYVGARYAQVDRLVIDRTYDVTVDLPESGGIFVGADVSYRGVSVGRVSDLKLSETGVHTTLSIDDTNDDIPSDLEAVVADKSAVGEQYVDLQPRTDSEPYLADGSVIEQADTTTPISTQDLLANVSSFVGSVNTHDLRTVVHELGVGFDGTGQDISKIIDTSNSFIETANKRFGVTAQLIRDGSTVLDGQIAVGSSIRSFSRDLADFSDALRESDPDLRAVLEDAPGTADEISALLDENKKSIGALIGNLQSLNRLTVANLPGLRGVLVLAPYAVENGFSVLSKDRDGKYEIRLAMAVSKEPPYCESGYVPLTDLPKPSDLGARKLVGRVCNEPASKTNARGVQNNQSLRGAPVAGVYDEESGEFSTDVPDGLSRPAPSATDEPPSDSWTNLMMAPSVTQ; this is encoded by the coding sequence ATGATCACACGCGCAACAAGACTGCGACTCCTCATCTTTGTTGTACTCACGCTGGTCGGCATTGCATATGTCGGTGCAAGGTACGCTCAGGTGGATCGCCTCGTCATCGACCGTACGTACGACGTGACTGTGGATCTGCCGGAATCCGGAGGCATCTTCGTTGGTGCTGACGTGTCCTATCGTGGCGTGAGCGTTGGCAGGGTCAGCGATCTGAAGTTGTCGGAGACAGGTGTCCACACGACCCTGAGCATTGATGACACCAACGACGACATCCCGAGTGACCTCGAAGCGGTTGTCGCGGACAAATCGGCCGTCGGCGAGCAGTATGTTGACCTTCAACCACGGACAGACTCGGAGCCCTATTTGGCAGACGGCTCCGTCATCGAACAGGCTGACACGACGACGCCGATCTCGACTCAGGATCTGCTCGCCAACGTTTCGAGCTTTGTAGGATCTGTGAACACGCACGATCTGCGTACGGTGGTGCACGAGCTCGGCGTCGGTTTCGACGGTACCGGTCAGGACATCAGCAAGATCATCGATACCTCGAACTCGTTCATCGAGACCGCGAACAAGCGGTTCGGCGTCACTGCTCAGCTGATCCGTGACGGTTCGACGGTGCTGGACGGGCAGATTGCGGTTGGGAGCAGCATCCGATCGTTCAGCCGGGATCTCGCCGACTTCTCTGATGCGCTGCGTGAGTCCGATCCTGACCTGCGGGCGGTGCTGGAGGACGCGCCCGGCACGGCCGACGAGATCAGTGCGTTGCTCGACGAGAACAAGAAGAGTATTGGAGCATTGATCGGGAACCTGCAGAGTCTCAACAGGCTGACGGTGGCGAACCTTCCTGGTCTTCGCGGAGTTCTCGTTCTTGCTCCGTACGCGGTTGAGAACGGATTCAGCGTGTTGTCGAAGGACCGAGATGGCAAGTACGAGATCCGGCTCGCGATGGCCGTGAGCAAGGAGCCGCCGTACTGCGAGAGTGGATACGTTCCGCTTACGGACCTCCCGAAGCCTTCAGATCTCGGGGCACGCAAACTTGTTGGCCGTGTCTGCAACGAGCCCGCATCGAAGACCAACGCGCGTGGGGTGCAGAACAACCAATCGCTTCGCGGTGCCCCGGTCGCCGGTGTGTACGACGAGGAGTCCGGCGAGTTCAGCACCGATGTGCCCGACGGCCTGTCGCGGCCGGCCCCGTCTGCCACCGATGAGCCGCCCTCGGACTCGTGGACGAACCTGATGATGGCACCATCGGTTACTCAATGA
- a CDS encoding MCE family protein, whose amino-acid sequence MTKTRTVLMAGVTLVALALIAGLLLIVRPGGDSRTHITVDFERTVSLYEGADVRILGVPVGSVDSVEPMGEKVRVDLSWDSDYKVPADAKAVVVSPAIVGDRYIQLTPAYESGPEMEDDTVLDASQTAIPVELDQVYDSLDQLATALGPEGANKNGALDRLLSSSAKAFDGQGKKFHRTLEDLSKLTGTLDDNKDELFGSMTQLERFVGALADNDAAVRRFNRSLAEVSSMLSGERRDLAGALGALGGSLDKIRSYVRENRGTLKRNVSALVDVTDQLVNQRRNLSRIFDTAPTALSNQVLAYDPSVGALNARSTIAIQAGAATSGFESGLVTPSNIAAWGGNLLAPCSFLGRFGGDTGASQPGGSERIDCLVKFPPNAVDMLLKRGLQGNSPARRPRLEQLRRLDDASGVASLMAEVTE is encoded by the coding sequence ATGACGAAGACACGAACGGTGCTGATGGCAGGAGTCACGCTGGTGGCCCTTGCTCTAATTGCCGGGCTTCTACTGATTGTGCGTCCAGGGGGCGACTCGCGAACGCATATCACGGTGGATTTCGAGCGAACTGTTTCCTTGTATGAGGGAGCTGACGTTCGGATCTTGGGCGTGCCCGTGGGAAGTGTCGACTCGGTCGAGCCCATGGGTGAGAAGGTTCGGGTTGACCTGTCGTGGGACTCGGACTACAAGGTGCCCGCCGACGCAAAGGCAGTTGTTGTCTCGCCCGCGATCGTCGGTGACAGGTACATCCAATTGACGCCCGCGTACGAGTCGGGTCCAGAAATGGAGGACGATACTGTCCTCGACGCCTCCCAAACTGCCATTCCGGTGGAACTCGATCAGGTTTATGACTCACTCGATCAGCTCGCGACCGCGCTTGGCCCAGAGGGTGCGAACAAGAACGGAGCGCTAGATCGGCTCCTGAGCAGTAGTGCGAAGGCGTTCGACGGGCAAGGCAAGAAGTTTCACCGTACGCTCGAGGACCTGTCCAAGCTCACTGGGACTTTGGACGACAATAAGGACGAGCTCTTCGGTAGTATGACGCAGCTTGAGCGATTCGTTGGTGCGCTGGCGGACAACGACGCGGCGGTTCGCAGATTCAACAGGAGCTTGGCCGAAGTGTCGAGCATGCTCTCCGGCGAGCGCAGGGATCTGGCTGGTGCGCTAGGCGCTTTGGGTGGCTCGCTTGACAAGATCCGGTCTTACGTTCGCGAGAACCGAGGAACGCTGAAGCGCAACGTAAGCGCCCTGGTTGACGTGACGGATCAGCTTGTGAACCAGAGGCGTAATCTCTCGCGGATCTTTGACACGGCGCCAACCGCTCTGAGCAACCAAGTTCTTGCATACGATCCGTCCGTTGGTGCTCTCAATGCGCGCTCCACCATCGCGATCCAAGCTGGTGCGGCGACGTCCGGCTTCGAGTCTGGACTAGTCACTCCTTCGAATATCGCCGCCTGGGGAGGCAACCTGCTCGCACCATGCTCCTTCTTGGGACGGTTCGGAGGCGACACCGGTGCATCGCAGCCGGGAGGCAGCGAGCGAATTGACTGCCTCGTCAAGTTTCCGCCGAATGCTGTTGACATGCTGCTCAAGCGTGGTTTGCAGGGCAATAGTCCTGCCAGAAGACCGAGGCTAGAGCAGCTCCGTCGTCTCGATGACGCCAGTGGCGTGGCTAGTTTGATGGCGGAGGTGACAGAGTGA
- a CDS encoding MCE family protein — MARKGLDKQSAGSLVKLLIFILVTTLATAVLAITIGNISFEDRQTYKAEFSDTTGLIKGNDVRIAGVRVGTVESVELGDDNQSSIVTMAVNKNTTLPQSTEATIKYRDLIGQRYISLERGSKGSDSAMESGDMIPLSQTTEALDLSALFNGFKPLFQGLSPEDTNKLASELVQVLQGESGTIETLLSRTASVSQTFANRDKLIGSVITNFNDLLDTLNNRDEELDDTIVTLQRFMSGLNNDRGAITNALDSIDDLTTETASLVTDVRPALTTDIKQLRELSTRLDRPVMRKELNEIIKILPIKATKLGLAGDFGPLGGVVPCELSSDINIPALPGVPGYEKAQSIYSGVVVNNPYYEKRCAS; from the coding sequence ATGGCTCGTAAGGGACTCGACAAGCAGAGCGCCGGCTCGCTGGTGAAGCTGCTGATCTTCATCCTGGTGACGACGCTGGCTACCGCGGTGCTCGCGATCACGATCGGCAACATCTCGTTCGAGGACCGCCAGACGTACAAGGCGGAGTTCAGCGACACCACCGGACTGATCAAGGGCAATGACGTACGTATCGCCGGCGTGCGGGTCGGCACCGTCGAAAGCGTCGAGCTGGGTGACGACAACCAGAGTTCGATCGTGACGATGGCGGTCAACAAGAACACCACGTTGCCGCAGTCGACCGAGGCGACAATCAAGTACCGCGATCTGATCGGTCAGCGCTACATCTCGCTGGAGCGGGGGTCGAAGGGCTCCGACTCGGCGATGGAGTCCGGCGACATGATCCCGCTGTCGCAGACGACCGAGGCGCTCGACCTGTCGGCGCTGTTCAACGGCTTCAAGCCGCTGTTCCAGGGGCTGTCGCCGGAGGACACCAACAAGCTGGCCAGCGAGCTGGTGCAGGTGCTGCAGGGTGAGTCCGGCACGATCGAGACGCTGCTGTCTCGTACCGCATCGGTGTCGCAGACGTTCGCCAACCGCGACAAGCTCATCGGCAGCGTGATCACGAACTTCAACGACCTACTCGACACGCTGAACAACCGCGACGAGGAACTCGACGACACGATCGTCACGCTGCAGAGGTTCATGAGCGGGCTGAACAACGATCGCGGCGCGATCACGAACGCGCTCGACTCGATCGACGACCTCACGACCGAGACGGCGTCGCTCGTCACGGACGTACGCCCCGCGCTGACGACCGACATCAAGCAGCTGCGCGAGCTGTCCACCCGGCTTGACCGACCGGTGATGCGTAAGGAGCTCAACGAGATCATCAAGATCCTGCCGATCAAGGCGACGAAGCTCGGGCTGGCGGGCGACTTCGGACCGCTCGGTGGTGTCGTGCCGTGCGAACTCTCAAGCGATATCAATATTCCCGCGTTGCCAGGGGTCCCCGGCTACGAGAAAGCTCAGAGCATCTACAGCGGCGTCGTCGTCAATAACCCGTACTACGAGAAGAGGTGCGCATCGTGA